In Blattabacterium cuenoti, the following proteins share a genomic window:
- a CDS encoding adenylosuccinate synthase, whose protein sequence is MPSNVIVGLQWGDEGKGKITDLLAKNSDYVIRYQGGNNSGHSIHIKNSYFVLHLVPSGVIYSGVKCIVGPGVVIDPKSFIQEIQNLESMGINTSKVFLAKRAHITMPYHCLLDQYQEEALGDKSIGTTHKGIGPTYVDKINRTGIRVLDLLNLEVFHKKLKYHIDLKNKIFTKIFQKKPLFFQSIYEEYIEYAKILSDRVVDAVYEIHEAFHHKKKILFEGAQAMLLDINYGTYPYVTTSSTSTGGVCTGVGIPPNFLKNFIGITKAYCTRVGFGPFPTEIGSEMNDVIRKKGNEYGATTKRPRRCGWLDLIALKYSCMINGVNYLVLTKLDVLSELEIIKICVKYKCNDKIIQYFPANIKQEVKGIYVDLPGWKQDISHIHEYEDLPKNCKKYIKFIEVYLNLEILLISVGSERNQNIIKNKSLFFKIFT, encoded by the coding sequence ATGCCTTCAAATGTTATTGTGGGTCTCCAATGGGGTGACGAGGGAAAAGGAAAAATTACAGACTTACTTGCTAAAAATTCGGATTATGTAATCCGTTATCAAGGAGGAAATAATTCGGGTCATTCTATTCATATTAAAAATAGTTATTTTGTTCTTCATTTAGTTCCTTCTGGAGTTATTTATTCTGGAGTTAAGTGTATTGTTGGGCCTGGAGTAGTCATTGATCCTAAATCTTTTATACAAGAAATACAAAATTTAGAATCAATGGGGATAAATACATCTAAAGTCTTTTTAGCAAAAAGAGCCCACATCACTATGCCTTATCATTGTTTGTTAGATCAATATCAAGAAGAAGCTTTAGGAGACAAGTCAATTGGTACGACTCACAAAGGAATTGGACCCACTTATGTGGATAAAATCAATAGAACAGGGATTCGTGTTTTAGATTTATTAAATTTAGAAGTTTTTCATAAAAAATTAAAATACCACATCGATCTTAAAAACAAAATTTTTACAAAAATTTTTCAAAAAAAACCACTTTTTTTTCAATCTATTTATGAAGAATATATAGAATATGCAAAAATTCTTTCTGATCGGGTAGTAGATGCTGTTTATGAAATTCATGAGGCTTTTCATCACAAAAAGAAGATTCTATTTGAAGGAGCTCAAGCTATGCTATTGGATATAAATTATGGAACATATCCATATGTGACAACTTCTTCTACTTCTACAGGAGGCGTCTGTACAGGAGTTGGAATTCCTCCTAACTTTTTAAAAAATTTTATAGGAATAACAAAAGCATATTGTACTCGTGTAGGATTTGGTCCTTTTCCTACAGAGATAGGAAGTGAAATGAATGATGTGATACGTAAAAAAGGAAATGAATATGGAGCGACGACAAAACGGCCAAGACGATGCGGGTGGTTAGATTTGATCGCTCTGAAATATTCTTGTATGATTAATGGGGTCAATTATTTAGTTCTTACAAAATTAGATGTTTTAAGTGAATTGGAAATTATTAAAATATGTGTAAAATATAAATGTAATGATAAAATAATTCAATATTTTCCAGCAAATATAAAACAAGAAGTAAAAGGGATTTATGTAGACTTACCTGGATGGAAACAAGACATATCTCATATTCATGAATACGAAGATTTACCAAAAAATTGTAAAAAATATATTAAATTTATTGAAGTTTATCTAAATTTAGAAATTTTATTAATTTCTGTCGGTTCTGAAAGGAACCAGAATATCATTAAAAACAAGTCTTTATTTTTTAAAATTTTTACTTAA
- the purB gene encoding adenylosuccinate lyase, with protein MLYNFSPKKKFLTWRKLWLYLAEIQKELGLNISNEQILDLKNHLHDIDWDRVFFYEKKFRHDVMAHLYAFGEKATIARPIIHLGVTSAFLGDNTDIILIRDGLEILLKKLINVIFRLRNFTLEYHNIPTLAFTHYQAAQLTTVGKRSALWLQSLLLDLEELEFRLKNIHFRGVKGTVGSADTFKELFNGNLQKVKDLEKKLSSKFRFKNVFPITGQTYDRKVDAQILNLLSNISQSSHKFSNDLRLLQNLKEMEEPFEKEQIGSSAMAYKRNPIRSERIASLAKYVISLSNSSALVAATQWLERTLDDSANRRLVIGQSFLSIDSILMIWNNILENIVVYPKIIDKHIKEELPFLMTEYLIIKCVKKGADRQDIHERIRVHSMETNDNIKLKGMENDFIKRILHDKKIPIDEKEMNQILNPKNFTGFSSDQALEFIDKKVNPILNRFHHLIESDISNMDRQI; from the coding sequence ATGTTATATAATTTTTCTCCAAAAAAAAAGTTTCTTACTTGGAGAAAATTATGGTTATATTTAGCAGAAATTCAAAAAGAATTAGGATTAAACATTAGTAATGAACAAATCCTTGACTTAAAAAATCATTTACATGACATTGATTGGGATAGAGTTTTTTTCTATGAAAAAAAATTTCGCCATGATGTTATGGCTCATTTATATGCTTTTGGAGAAAAAGCGACTATAGCTAGACCTATAATTCATTTGGGTGTCACAAGTGCGTTTTTAGGAGACAATACGGATATTATTTTAATTCGTGATGGATTAGAGATATTATTAAAAAAATTAATTAATGTAATTTTTCGTCTTAGGAATTTTACTTTAGAATATCATAATATACCTACTTTAGCTTTTACTCATTATCAGGCAGCTCAATTAACAACTGTAGGAAAACGTTCTGCTTTATGGTTACAAAGTTTACTTCTAGATTTAGAAGAATTAGAATTTAGATTAAAAAATATTCATTTTAGAGGAGTTAAAGGAACTGTAGGTTCAGCAGATACTTTTAAAGAATTATTTAATGGAAATTTACAAAAAGTAAAAGATTTAGAAAAAAAATTATCTAGTAAATTCAGATTTAAAAATGTTTTTCCTATAACAGGACAAACTTACGATAGAAAAGTCGATGCTCAAATATTAAATTTATTATCCAATATATCTCAATCTTCTCATAAATTTAGTAACGACTTACGTTTATTACAAAATTTAAAAGAAATGGAAGAACCTTTTGAAAAAGAACAAATTGGATCTAGTGCTATGGCTTATAAACGGAATCCAATACGTAGTGAACGTATAGCCTCTTTAGCTAAGTATGTTATTTCTTTATCTAATAGTTCAGCCTTAGTTGCGGCAACACAATGGTTGGAACGTACTTTAGACGATTCTGCAAACCGAAGACTGGTTATAGGACAGTCCTTTTTATCTATAGATTCTATTTTAATGATTTGGAATAATATATTAGAAAATATAGTTGTATATCCTAAAATCATTGATAAACATATAAAAGAGGAGCTTCCTTTTTTAATGACTGAATATCTTATTATAAAATGTGTAAAAAAGGGAGCAGATAGGCAAGATATTCATGAAAGAATACGAGTTCATTCTATGGAAACAAATGATAATATTAAATTAAAAGGAATGGAAAATGATTTTATTAAACGTATTTTACATGATAAAAAAATACCAATTGATGAAAAAGAAATGAACCAAATTCTAAATCCTAAAAATTTTACAGGATTTTCTTCAGATCAAGCTTTAGAATTTATTGATAAAAAAGTGAATCCCATATTAAATCGTTTTCATCATCTAATTGAGTCTGATATATCTAATATGGATAGACAAATTTAA
- the ruvB gene encoding Holliday junction branch migration DNA helicase RuvB — protein sequence MSSFLEGSLNPKKIQDFIGQHDILNNLKIFIQAAKKRKEALDHILFHGPPGLGKTTLAHIVANELCVNITITSGSVLDKPGDLAGLLIHLKINDVIFIDEIHRLSPIVEEYLYSAMENYKIDIIIDSGSNARSLQIDLSPFTLIGATTRSGLLTAPMRSRFGINFRLSYYEKELLNDIVNRSAKLLNIPITEEASHEIANRSRGTPRIANALLRRIRDFAEVKGNGTIDINICNLGLQALNVDKHGLDEMDNRILSYIIDYFKGGPVGINTIATAVSENSDTIEEVYEPFLIQEGYLIRTPRGRKVTKLAYQHIKKNFKKK from the coding sequence GTGTCATCTTTTTTAGAGGGATCTTTAAATCCCAAAAAAATCCAAGATTTTATTGGACAACATGATATATTGAACAACCTAAAAATTTTTATTCAAGCTGCTAAAAAAAGAAAAGAAGCTTTAGATCATATTTTATTTCATGGACCTCCAGGATTGGGAAAAACCACGCTAGCACATATTGTGGCTAATGAATTATGTGTAAATATTACTATTACTTCAGGATCTGTTTTAGATAAGCCTGGAGATTTAGCTGGGTTGTTGATTCATTTAAAAATAAACGATGTAATTTTTATTGATGAAATTCATCGTCTTTCTCCGATAGTTGAGGAATATTTGTATTCAGCTATGGAAAATTATAAAATAGATATTATCATCGATTCTGGATCGAATGCTAGATCACTACAAATCGATTTGTCTCCTTTCACTTTAATAGGAGCCACTACAAGATCAGGTTTGCTTACGGCACCTATGCGTTCTAGATTTGGAATTAATTTTCGTCTTAGTTATTATGAAAAAGAATTATTAAACGATATTGTAAATCGTAGTGCAAAATTGCTAAATATTCCAATAACGGAAGAAGCCTCTCATGAAATAGCGAATAGAAGTCGCGGAACTCCACGTATAGCCAATGCTTTATTACGTAGAATTCGTGATTTTGCGGAAGTAAAAGGAAATGGAACCATTGATATTAACATATGTAATTTAGGATTACAAGCCCTTAATGTAGACAAACATGGATTAGATGAAATGGATAATAGAATTCTTTCATATATCATAGATTATTTTAAAGGAGGACCTGTTGGGATCAATACTATAGCAACAGCTGTTAGCGAAAATTCAGATACCATAGAAGAAGTTTATGAACCTTTTCTAATTCAGGAAGGATACTTAATTAGAACACCTAGAGGAAGAAAGGTTACAAAATTAGCTTATCAACATATAAAAAAAAATTTTAAAAAAAAATAG